One genomic segment of Blastocatellia bacterium includes these proteins:
- a CDS encoding NfeD family protein: MSDSLNEVCYNHRAVEVVLGGMDMEGYMPYVWFIAGIMFILAELLTSGFVLLWFGIGAIVAGGLAFLNVGLTGQIISFLVTAIALTVASRTIFERVFMRNAPGNRVRIGIESLPGQVGTVVQASQGALHEAAVKVYGSVWTAYPAPGEDPLCEGEQVEVDRVDGAVLYVRRRAASPLWQQDAHREVHNEQKY; encoded by the coding sequence ATGAGTGATTCCCTGAACGAAGTGTGCTACAATCACCGCGCAGTTGAAGTTGTGTTGGGTGGAATGGATATGGAAGGCTACATGCCTTATGTATGGTTTATCGCCGGCATCATGTTCATTCTGGCCGAGCTGCTGACGTCTGGATTTGTGCTGTTGTGGTTTGGCATTGGAGCGATCGTCGCTGGCGGTTTGGCCTTCCTCAATGTGGGGCTGACGGGACAGATCATCTCGTTCCTTGTCACGGCGATTGCTTTGACTGTGGCTTCACGAACCATTTTCGAGCGGGTCTTCATGCGGAATGCGCCTGGCAATCGCGTTCGTATCGGCATTGAGAGTCTCCCCGGGCAAGTAGGGACCGTTGTTCAAGCCAGTCAAGGAGCGCTTCATGAAGCAGCCGTGAAAGTATACGGGTCTGTTTGGACGGCTTATCCGGCGCCAGGGGAGGACCCGCTGTGCGAAGGCGAGCAAGTCGAAGTGGATCGTGTGGACGGCGCTGTGCTCTACGTGCGCCGACGTGCAGCATCGCCGCTGTGGCAACAAGACGCGCATCGAGAGGTACACAATGAACAGAAGTATTAA
- a CDS encoding VWA domain-containing protein gives MPLIAQFASVWLISVLLLLAQPQNQSDQPDVRLTSDLVLLNLTVTGPDRRYVRGLRADDFIVLEDGVAQQITTFSSQETPLAAAILLDVSGSMQQMVRIARGAARNFASKLRADDVFALYVFADQATQLQDFGSSPELDERIWSLQAEGYTALYDCIYLAAKDLSQRPERRRAILLLSDGADTKSSHTLDTCLRMASDAAVTIYAVNLTPPAHARRADSIAAAGVLQTLAEKTGGRYIDDPGGMRMYQAFEEILDELSHQYTLGYSPTPEKRDGKWHKIEVKATKPNISIRTRQGYLAPKRN, from the coding sequence ATGCCGTTGATCGCGCAGTTTGCTTCGGTGTGGCTCATCTCAGTTTTGCTTCTGCTGGCTCAGCCTCAAAATCAGAGCGATCAGCCCGACGTGCGGTTGACTTCCGATCTTGTCCTGTTGAACTTGACCGTGACCGGCCCTGACCGTCGTTACGTGCGAGGCCTTCGCGCCGACGATTTCATCGTCCTCGAAGATGGGGTCGCTCAACAGATCACGACCTTCAGCAGCCAGGAGACGCCACTAGCGGCGGCCATCTTGCTCGACGTGAGTGGCAGCATGCAACAGATGGTGCGCATTGCCCGCGGCGCAGCCAGAAACTTCGCCAGTAAGCTACGCGCTGACGATGTCTTTGCGTTGTATGTGTTCGCTGATCAAGCAACCCAGTTGCAAGATTTCGGCTCGTCGCCCGAGCTGGATGAACGCATCTGGAGCCTTCAAGCGGAAGGCTACACGGCCCTGTACGATTGCATCTACCTGGCGGCCAAAGACCTCAGCCAACGGCCTGAACGCCGACGCGCCATATTGCTCCTGTCAGATGGCGCCGATACCAAGAGCAGTCACACCTTGGATACCTGCCTGCGGATGGCCTCGGACGCCGCTGTGACGATTTACGCAGTCAACCTCACGCCACCAGCTCATGCCCGACGCGCCGACAGTATCGCGGCAGCCGGCGTCTTGCAAACACTGGCCGAAAAAACCGGAGGCCGTTACATTGATGATCCTGGCGGCATGCGCATGTATCAAGCGTTTGAGGAAATCCTCGATGAGTTGAGTCATCAGTACACACTGGGCTATTCTCCGACGCCGGAAAAACGCGACGGAAAATGGCACAAGATTGAGGTGAAAGCAACCAAGCCGAACATCTCCATTCGAACACGCCAAGGCTATCTAGCGCCGAAAAGGAACTGA
- a CDS encoding aminotransferase class I/II-fold pyridoxal phosphate-dependent enzyme: MSSLRTAARVEALGFSEIVKIRNHIMSLQRRGVSVLPFHGGEPFLHTPDAIKQACIQALADNKTRYAPSSGIEPLLELIIEKVRTRNRIPAEPGQAIVVSGGLHGLFVAFMTTVNPGDDVMVLSPYWTPIQDLIVLAGGRRVLVNSFQARGQRLRTMLEQSLTPATRVIYYNSPTNPTGQVYTRAEVESLAQFACTHDLVVIADEAYEDIVFDGEHVSLASLPGMMERTLTVYTLSKSFSMTGWRLGYVIATEPWMTGLRKLTLNSINGVSTPTQWAAVEAFRMGPAYFEELRQAYRQRRDLLVAGLRAAGLACEMPAGTFYAFPRINPALGQDSWQAFHCLLEQFGISSVPGVVFGPDGEGHLRFCFSTSLETIEAAVERLARLQRAD; encoded by the coding sequence GTGTCATCATTACGCACAGCCGCGCGCGTCGAGGCGCTGGGATTTTCCGAAATCGTTAAAATCCGTAACCATATCATGAGCCTCCAGCGGCGCGGCGTGAGCGTGCTACCATTTCACGGCGGCGAGCCGTTCTTGCACACGCCCGACGCCATTAAACAGGCCTGCATACAGGCGCTGGCCGACAACAAAACCCGCTACGCGCCGTCCAGCGGTATTGAGCCGTTGTTGGAACTGATCATTGAGAAAGTGCGGACGCGAAATCGTATTCCAGCCGAACCGGGCCAGGCCATCGTCGTATCAGGCGGACTGCATGGTCTATTCGTTGCCTTCATGACGACCGTCAATCCGGGCGATGACGTCATGGTGCTCTCACCTTACTGGACGCCGATTCAAGACCTCATCGTACTGGCCGGCGGTCGGCGCGTGCTGGTCAATAGTTTTCAGGCTCGCGGCCAGAGGCTCCGAACCATGCTCGAACAATCTCTGACGCCGGCTACCCGCGTCATCTATTACAATTCGCCGACCAATCCGACGGGGCAGGTTTACACACGCGCCGAAGTGGAGAGCTTGGCGCAGTTTGCCTGCACGCATGATCTAGTTGTCATCGCTGACGAAGCCTACGAGGACATCGTGTTCGATGGCGAACACGTTTCATTGGCTTCGTTACCGGGCATGATGGAACGCACGCTCACCGTTTACACGCTATCCAAATCATTTTCCATGACCGGCTGGCGACTTGGTTACGTGATTGCAACTGAACCGTGGATGACCGGCCTGCGCAAGCTGACGCTCAACTCCATCAATGGTGTGAGTACGCCAACGCAGTGGGCCGCTGTGGAAGCCTTTCGCATGGGGCCAGCATACTTTGAAGAACTTCGTCAAGCCTATCGCCAACGACGCGATCTGTTGGTGGCCGGCCTGCGCGCGGCTGGACTAGCCTGTGAGATGCCGGCGGGCACTTTTTATGCATTTCCACGCATCAATCCAGCCCTCGGCCAGGATAGTTGGCAGGCCTTTCATTGTCTGCTAGAGCAATTCGGTATTTCATCTGTTCCTGGCGTCGTGTTTGGTCCCGATGGGGAAGGGCATTTACGATTTTGCTTCTCAACGTCGTTAGAAACCATCGAGGCGGCCGTCGAGCGACTCGCCCGATTACAGAGAGCTGATTGA
- a CDS encoding SPFH/Band 7/PHB domain protein, which produces MDGGSFVFLLVIVVVLIIAMKMIRIVPQANAVIFERLGRFHKLATNGMNIVIPLIDKPRGVYWTHFRPGMTNIDLREQYTDLPLQPVITRDNVTLNVDSVVYWQITDPIKAVYEVADLSGSINQLTTTAMRNVMGELDLDHALASRETINAKLRVILDEATHKWGVKVTRVEVKNINPPEDIRVTMEKQMTAERNRRALVLEADGQKQAAITRAEGEKQAAIARAEGEMQAAILAAEGAAQARIKTAEAEAEAIRRIAQALGQFGDPAHYLITSRYIESLRQMAESRNSKVVFMPMETASLMSSVGALTELVKERVGVTEELAPSAPMRTVRPMKDQ; this is translated from the coding sequence ATGGATGGAGGTAGTTTCGTTTTTCTGCTTGTCATCGTGGTGGTATTGATCATCGCGATGAAAATGATCCGCATCGTGCCACAGGCCAACGCCGTTATCTTTGAGCGACTCGGCCGATTCCACAAACTGGCGACTAACGGCATGAACATCGTCATTCCATTGATTGATAAGCCGCGCGGCGTTTATTGGACACATTTCCGGCCGGGCATGACCAACATTGATCTGCGGGAGCAATACACGGACCTGCCGCTACAGCCGGTCATCACGCGAGATAACGTCACGCTCAATGTGGATTCAGTTGTCTACTGGCAGATCACCGATCCGATCAAGGCTGTCTATGAAGTAGCTGATCTGAGCGGCAGCATCAATCAACTCACCACCACAGCCATGCGAAACGTGATGGGTGAATTAGACCTCGATCATGCGCTCGCCTCTCGCGAAACGATCAATGCCAAGCTGCGCGTGATCCTGGACGAAGCAACGCACAAATGGGGCGTCAAAGTGACCCGCGTGGAAGTCAAGAACATCAATCCACCCGAAGATATTCGTGTGACGATGGAGAAACAGATGACGGCAGAACGCAATCGCCGCGCGCTCGTGTTGGAAGCCGACGGGCAAAAACAAGCAGCGATCACGCGGGCTGAGGGCGAAAAGCAAGCAGCGATCGCCCGAGCGGAAGGCGAAATGCAGGCGGCCATCTTAGCGGCGGAAGGCGCTGCCCAAGCTCGTATTAAGACGGCCGAAGCGGAAGCCGAAGCCATTCGTCGCATCGCTCAAGCGTTGGGCCAGTTTGGTGATCCGGCGCATTATTTGATCACGTCGCGCTATATCGAGTCGCTCAGACAGATGGCCGAAAGCCGTAACAGCAAGGTCGTCTTTATGCCGATGGAGACGGCCAGCCTGATGTCGTCGGTTGGCGCTCTGACGGAGCTGGTCAAGGAGCGTGTCGGGGTAACGGAGGAACTGGCTCCCAGCGCCCCGATGAGAACAGTCAGACCGATGAAGGATCAATAG
- a CDS encoding Fic family protein codes for MFNILQQPLGPAWAIALARAQTELTQLQPINPTKLAAVAAWLLVEHVFHDLWLDGIKLSRERVAELIIHQAAPQGPEERLAVNYAQAVQWLHKLVTDETSRPESPVELTPERLCHLHSLAVGQTDQAAGRFRAQPINPLYTGHEPAQPEELPRLIELTLEWFAADSMSELHPVEQAALVHLRLYELQPFGKASGRLTRLAASLFTVRRALPPIIISRERADAYYQALLTGFQMATQPLVELLAQSLGQTLRQMCAIIKNDDT; via the coding sequence ATGTTCAACATCCTTCAACAACCACTCGGCCCAGCATGGGCGATTGCGCTTGCGCGCGCTCAGACCGAGTTGACGCAACTCCAACCCATCAATCCAACCAAGCTGGCTGCCGTGGCTGCTTGGTTATTGGTCGAGCATGTGTTTCATGATCTCTGGTTGGACGGCATCAAACTCAGCCGCGAGCGCGTTGCCGAGTTGATCATTCACCAAGCCGCGCCACAAGGCCCAGAAGAACGCTTGGCGGTCAACTATGCTCAAGCCGTGCAGTGGTTGCACAAGTTGGTCACAGATGAAACCAGCCGGCCGGAGTCGCCTGTCGAGTTGACGCCCGAACGGTTGTGTCATCTTCACAGCTTGGCTGTCGGTCAAACAGACCAAGCGGCCGGACGATTTCGGGCACAACCGATCAATCCGTTGTACACCGGTCATGAACCGGCTCAACCGGAAGAGTTACCCCGATTGATTGAGCTGACGCTGGAGTGGTTTGCTGCCGACAGTATGAGCGAGCTCCATCCGGTCGAGCAGGCAGCGTTGGTGCACCTGCGGTTGTATGAACTCCAACCATTCGGCAAGGCCAGCGGGCGTCTAACACGATTGGCAGCGAGCCTGTTCACGGTGCGCCGCGCTTTGCCGCCGATCATCATCTCACGCGAGCGGGCTGACGCTTATTACCAAGCGCTGCTGACAGGTTTTCAGATGGCCACACAACCGCTCGTCGAACTGCTGGCTCAATCGTTGGGACAGACCCTGCGCCAGATGTGTGCGATCATCAAAAACGACGATACGTAA
- the galU gene encoding UTP--glucose-1-phosphate uridylyltransferase GalU, whose product MFPPLREALTPPVQVKPKRIRKAVFPAAGLGTRFLPATKAQPKEMLPLVDKPLIQYVVEEAIDSGIEQIIVVTGRGKNSIEDHFDISYELEQMLAERGKERELDLVRHISDMAQFAYVRQKQALGLGHAVLAARDVVDGEAFAVMLGDDIIDAETPCIKQMIEVYERYGAPVIGIMPINGPEISRFGVIAGTQIEPQIYRITDMVEKPRPEEAPSNLAIIGRYILTPDIFDEILTTAADAQGEIQLTDAMRSLLRKRPFYAYQFEGRRYDAGDKLGFLIATVEFALKHEDISEAFRQYLRNLKL is encoded by the coding sequence CTGTTTCCGCCGCTCAGGGAGGCGCTCACGCCGCCAGTCCAGGTAAAACCAAAGCGCATTCGCAAAGCCGTATTCCCGGCCGCCGGCCTTGGCACACGCTTCTTGCCGGCCACGAAGGCGCAGCCCAAAGAAATGCTCCCGCTGGTTGATAAGCCACTCATCCAATACGTGGTCGAGGAAGCCATTGACAGCGGCATTGAACAAATTATCGTGGTGACCGGTCGCGGCAAAAATTCCATTGAAGACCATTTTGACATCTCGTATGAACTGGAACAGATGCTGGCTGAGCGAGGCAAGGAGCGAGAGCTTGACCTAGTTCGCCACATCTCCGACATGGCGCAATTTGCTTACGTTCGTCAAAAGCAGGCGCTGGGTCTTGGTCACGCCGTGCTGGCCGCGCGCGATGTGGTTGATGGCGAGGCGTTCGCCGTGATGCTCGGCGATGACATCATTGATGCCGAGACCCCATGCATCAAGCAAATGATCGAAGTCTACGAACGATACGGCGCTCCCGTTATCGGCATCATGCCAATCAACGGACCTGAAATCTCTCGATTCGGCGTGATTGCCGGGACCCAAATCGAACCTCAGATTTATCGCATCACCGACATGGTCGAAAAGCCGCGACCGGAAGAGGCGCCCTCCAACCTGGCGATTATCGGCCGGTATATTCTCACGCCGGATATTTTTGACGAAATCCTCACCACGGCTGCCGACGCGCAAGGCGAAATCCAATTGACCGACGCTATGCGCTCATTGTTAAGAAAACGTCCGTTTTACGCCTACCAGTTTGAGGGCCGTCGCTACGACGCCGGCGACAAGCTCGGCTTCTTAATAGCGACGGTTGAATTTGCGCTCAAACATGAGGACATCAGCGAAGCGTTCCGGCAGTATTTGCGAAACCTGAAACTGTAG